A genomic segment from Bubalus kerabau isolate K-KA32 ecotype Philippines breed swamp buffalo chromosome 14, PCC_UOA_SB_1v2, whole genome shotgun sequence encodes:
- the DGAT1 gene encoding diacylglycerol O-acyltransferase 1 isoform X4, protein MRWLWDGSSDSEWAGYGGFWAGPSSGYPHRLSSWDSWAWEPCSPCQKAGAESRRRGPGGSEPHCVCSPGWTWRRCHRLQDSLFSSDSGFSNYRGILNWCVVMLILSNARLFLENLIKYGILVDPIQVVSLFLKDPYSWPALCLVIVANIFAVAAFQVEKRLAVGALTEQAGLLLHGVNLATILCFPAAVAFLLESITPVGSVLALMVYTILFLKLFSYRDVNLWCRERRAGAKAKAALAGKKANGGAAQRTVSYPDNLTYRDLYYFLFAPTLCYELNFPRSPRIRKRFLLRRLLEMLFLTQLQVGLIQQWMVPAIQNSMKPFKVPNHLIWLIFFYWLFHSCLNAVAELMQFGDREFYRDWWNSESITYFWQNWNIPVHKWCIRHFYKPMLRRGSSKWAARTAVFLASAFFHEYLVSIPLRMFRLWAFTGMMAQIPLAWIVGRFFRGNYGNAAVWLSLIIGQPVAVLMYVHDYYVLNREAPAAGT, encoded by the exons ATGAGGTGGCTTTGGGACGGTTCCAGTGACAGTGAGTGGGCTGGATATGGGGGGTTCTGGGCAGGTCCATCAAGCGGATACCCCCACAGACTGTCCTCTTGGGATAGTTGGGCCTGGGAGCCCTGCTCGCCTTGCCAAAAGGCAGGCGCAGAGTCACGAAGAAGAGGGCCTGGGGGCTCAGAGCCCCACTGCGTGTGCAGCCCAGGATGGACCTGGAGGAG GTGTCACCGCCTGCAGGATTCCCTGTTCAGTTCTGACAGTGGCTTCAGCAACTACCGCGGCATCCTGAATTGGTGTGTGGTGATGCTG ATCTTAAGCAACGCACGGTTATTTCTAGAGAACCTCATCAA GTATGGCATCCTGGTGGACCCCATCCAAGTGGTGTCTCTGTTCCTGAAGGACCCCTACAGCTGGCCAGCTCTGTGCCTGGTCATTG TGGCCAATATCTTTGCCGTGGCTGCGTTCCAGGTGGAGAAGCGCCTGGCCGTG GGAGCCCTGACGGAGCAGGCGGGGCTGCTGCTGCACGGGGTCAACCTGGCCACCATTCTCTGCTTCCCAGCGGCCGTGGCCTTTCTCCTCGAGTCCATCACTCCAG TGGGCTCCGTGCTGGCCCTGATGGTCTACACCATCCTCTTCCTCAAGCTGTTCTCCTACCGGGACGTCAACCTCTGGTGCCGAGAGCGCAGGGCTGGGGCCAAGGCCAAGGCTG CTTTGGCAGGTAAGAAGGCCAACGGGGGAGCTGCCCAGCGCACCGTGAGCTACCCCGACAACCTGACCTACCGCG ATCTCTACTACTTCCTCTTCGCCCCGACCCTGTGCTACGAGCTCAACTTCCCCCGCTCCCCCCGCATCCGAAAGCGCTTCCTGCTGCGGcgactcctggagatg CTGTTCCTCACCCAGCTCCAGGTGGGGCTGATCCAGCAG TGGATGGTCCCGGCCATCCAGAACTCCATGAAGCCCTTCAAG GTCCCCAACCACCTCATCTGGCTCATCTTCTTCTACTGGCTCTTCCACTCCTGCCTGAACGCCGTGGCCGAGCTCATGCAGTTTGGAGACCGCGAGTTCTACCGGGACTGGTG GAACTCCGAGTCTATCACCTACTTCTGGCAGAACTGGAACATCCCTGTTCACAAGTGGTGCATCAG ACACTTCTACAAGCCCATGCTCCGGCGGGGCAGCAGCAAGTGGGCAGCCAGGACGGCAGTATTTCTGGCCTCCGCCTTCTTCCACGAG TACCTGGTGAGCATCCCCCTGCGCATGTTCCGCCTTTGGGCCTTCACGGGCATGATGGCGCAG ATCCCGCTGGCCTGGATAGTGGGCCGCTTCTTCCGCGGCAACTACGGCAACGCAGCCGTGTGGCTGTCACTCATCATTGGGCAGCCGGTGGCCGTCCTGATGTACGTCCACGACTACTACGTGCTCAACCGTGAGGCGCCGGCAGCCGGCACCTGA
- the DGAT1 gene encoding diacylglycerol O-acyltransferase 1 isoform X1: MRWLWDGSSDSEWAGYGGFWAGPSSGYPHRLSSWDSWAWEPCSPCQKAGAESRRRGPGGSEPHCVCSPGWTWRRCHRLQDSLFSSDSGFSNYRGILNWCVVMLILSNARLFLENLIKYGILVDPIQVVSLFLKDPYSWPALCLVIVANIFAVAAFQVEKRLAVGALTEQAGLLLHGVNLATILCFPAAVAFLLESITPVGSVLALMVYTILFLKLFSYRDVNLWCRERRAGAKAKAALAGKKANGGAAQRTVSYPDNLTYRDLYYFLFAPTLCYELNFPRSPRIRKRFLLRRLLEMLFLTQLQVGLIQQWMVPAIQNSMKPFKDMDYSRIVERLLKLAVPNHLIWLIFFYWLFHSCLNAVAELMQFGDREFYRDWWNSESITYFWQNWNIPVHKWCIRHFYKPMLRRGSSKWAARTAVFLASAFFHEYLVSIPLRMFRLWAFTGMMAQIPLAWIVGRFFRGNYGNAAVWLSLIIGQPVAVLMYVHDYYVLNREAPAAGT; this comes from the exons ATGAGGTGGCTTTGGGACGGTTCCAGTGACAGTGAGTGGGCTGGATATGGGGGGTTCTGGGCAGGTCCATCAAGCGGATACCCCCACAGACTGTCCTCTTGGGATAGTTGGGCCTGGGAGCCCTGCTCGCCTTGCCAAAAGGCAGGCGCAGAGTCACGAAGAAGAGGGCCTGGGGGCTCAGAGCCCCACTGCGTGTGCAGCCCAGGATGGACCTGGAGGAG GTGTCACCGCCTGCAGGATTCCCTGTTCAGTTCTGACAGTGGCTTCAGCAACTACCGCGGCATCCTGAATTGGTGTGTGGTGATGCTG ATCTTAAGCAACGCACGGTTATTTCTAGAGAACCTCATCAA GTATGGCATCCTGGTGGACCCCATCCAAGTGGTGTCTCTGTTCCTGAAGGACCCCTACAGCTGGCCAGCTCTGTGCCTGGTCATTG TGGCCAATATCTTTGCCGTGGCTGCGTTCCAGGTGGAGAAGCGCCTGGCCGTG GGAGCCCTGACGGAGCAGGCGGGGCTGCTGCTGCACGGGGTCAACCTGGCCACCATTCTCTGCTTCCCAGCGGCCGTGGCCTTTCTCCTCGAGTCCATCACTCCAG TGGGCTCCGTGCTGGCCCTGATGGTCTACACCATCCTCTTCCTCAAGCTGTTCTCCTACCGGGACGTCAACCTCTGGTGCCGAGAGCGCAGGGCTGGGGCCAAGGCCAAGGCTG CTTTGGCAGGTAAGAAGGCCAACGGGGGAGCTGCCCAGCGCACCGTGAGCTACCCCGACAACCTGACCTACCGCG ATCTCTACTACTTCCTCTTCGCCCCGACCCTGTGCTACGAGCTCAACTTCCCCCGCTCCCCCCGCATCCGAAAGCGCTTCCTGCTGCGGcgactcctggagatg CTGTTCCTCACCCAGCTCCAGGTGGGGCTGATCCAGCAG TGGATGGTCCCGGCCATCCAGAACTCCATGAAGCCCTTCAAG GACATGGACTACTCCCGCATCGTGGAGCGCCTCCTGAAGCTGGCG GTCCCCAACCACCTCATCTGGCTCATCTTCTTCTACTGGCTCTTCCACTCCTGCCTGAACGCCGTGGCCGAGCTCATGCAGTTTGGAGACCGCGAGTTCTACCGGGACTGGTG GAACTCCGAGTCTATCACCTACTTCTGGCAGAACTGGAACATCCCTGTTCACAAGTGGTGCATCAG ACACTTCTACAAGCCCATGCTCCGGCGGGGCAGCAGCAAGTGGGCAGCCAGGACGGCAGTATTTCTGGCCTCCGCCTTCTTCCACGAG TACCTGGTGAGCATCCCCCTGCGCATGTTCCGCCTTTGGGCCTTCACGGGCATGATGGCGCAG ATCCCGCTGGCCTGGATAGTGGGCCGCTTCTTCCGCGGCAACTACGGCAACGCAGCCGTGTGGCTGTCACTCATCATTGGGCAGCCGGTGGCCGTCCTGATGTACGTCCACGACTACTACGTGCTCAACCGTGAGGCGCCGGCAGCCGGCACCTGA
- the DGAT1 gene encoding diacylglycerol O-acyltransferase 1 isoform X2 codes for MGDRGGAGGSRRRRTGSRPSIQGGSGPASVEEEVRDAGAGGDAPVRDTDKDGDVDVGSGHWDLRCHRLQDSLFSSDSGFSNYRGILNWCVVMLILSNARLFLENLIKYGILVDPIQVVSLFLKDPYSWPALCLVIVANIFAVAAFQVEKRLAVGALTEQAGLLLHGVNLATILCFPAAVAFLLESITPVGSVLALMVYTILFLKLFSYRDVNLWCRERRAGAKAKAALAGKKANGGAAQRTVSYPDNLTYRDLYYFLFAPTLCYELNFPRSPRIRKRFLLRRLLEMLFLTQLQVGLIQQWMVPAIQNSMKPFKDMDYSRIVERLLKLAVPNHLIWLIFFYWLFHSCLNAVAELMQFGDREFYRDWWNSESITYFWQNWNIPVHKWCIRHFYKPMLRRGSSKWAARTAVFLASAFFHEYLVSIPLRMFRLWAFTGMMAQIPLAWIVGRFFRGNYGNAAVWLSLIIGQPVAVLMYVHDYYVLNREAPAAGT; via the exons ATGGGCGACCGCGGCGGCGCTGGCGGCTCCCGGCGCCGGAGGACGGGGTCGCGGCCTTCGATCCAGGGCGGCAGTGGGCCCGCGTCAGTGGAAGAGGAGGTGCGGGATGCGGGCGCCGGAGGGGACGCGCCGGTCCGGGACACAGACAAGGACGGAGACGTAGACGTGGGCAGCGGCCACTGGGACCTGAG GTGTCACCGCCTGCAGGATTCCCTGTTCAGTTCTGACAGTGGCTTCAGCAACTACCGCGGCATCCTGAATTGGTGTGTGGTGATGCTG ATCTTAAGCAACGCACGGTTATTTCTAGAGAACCTCATCAA GTATGGCATCCTGGTGGACCCCATCCAAGTGGTGTCTCTGTTCCTGAAGGACCCCTACAGCTGGCCAGCTCTGTGCCTGGTCATTG TGGCCAATATCTTTGCCGTGGCTGCGTTCCAGGTGGAGAAGCGCCTGGCCGTG GGAGCCCTGACGGAGCAGGCGGGGCTGCTGCTGCACGGGGTCAACCTGGCCACCATTCTCTGCTTCCCAGCGGCCGTGGCCTTTCTCCTCGAGTCCATCACTCCAG TGGGCTCCGTGCTGGCCCTGATGGTCTACACCATCCTCTTCCTCAAGCTGTTCTCCTACCGGGACGTCAACCTCTGGTGCCGAGAGCGCAGGGCTGGGGCCAAGGCCAAGGCTG CTTTGGCAGGTAAGAAGGCCAACGGGGGAGCTGCCCAGCGCACCGTGAGCTACCCCGACAACCTGACCTACCGCG ATCTCTACTACTTCCTCTTCGCCCCGACCCTGTGCTACGAGCTCAACTTCCCCCGCTCCCCCCGCATCCGAAAGCGCTTCCTGCTGCGGcgactcctggagatg CTGTTCCTCACCCAGCTCCAGGTGGGGCTGATCCAGCAG TGGATGGTCCCGGCCATCCAGAACTCCATGAAGCCCTTCAAG GACATGGACTACTCCCGCATCGTGGAGCGCCTCCTGAAGCTGGCG GTCCCCAACCACCTCATCTGGCTCATCTTCTTCTACTGGCTCTTCCACTCCTGCCTGAACGCCGTGGCCGAGCTCATGCAGTTTGGAGACCGCGAGTTCTACCGGGACTGGTG GAACTCCGAGTCTATCACCTACTTCTGGCAGAACTGGAACATCCCTGTTCACAAGTGGTGCATCAG ACACTTCTACAAGCCCATGCTCCGGCGGGGCAGCAGCAAGTGGGCAGCCAGGACGGCAGTATTTCTGGCCTCCGCCTTCTTCCACGAG TACCTGGTGAGCATCCCCCTGCGCATGTTCCGCCTTTGGGCCTTCACGGGCATGATGGCGCAG ATCCCGCTGGCCTGGATAGTGGGCCGCTTCTTCCGCGGCAACTACGGCAACGCAGCCGTGTGGCTGTCACTCATCATTGGGCAGCCGGTGGCCGTCCTGATGTACGTCCACGACTACTACGTGCTCAACCGTGAGGCGCCGGCAGCCGGCACCTGA
- the DGAT1 gene encoding diacylglycerol O-acyltransferase 1 isoform X6, with protein MLILSNARLFLENLIKYGILVDPIQVVSLFLKDPYSWPALCLVIVANIFAVAAFQVEKRLAVGALTEQAGLLLHGVNLATILCFPAAVAFLLESITPVGSVLALMVYTILFLKLFSYRDVNLWCRERRAGAKAKAALAGKKANGGAAQRTVSYPDNLTYRDLYYFLFAPTLCYELNFPRSPRIRKRFLLRRLLEMLFLTQLQVGLIQQWMVPAIQNSMKPFKDMDYSRIVERLLKLAVPNHLIWLIFFYWLFHSCLNAVAELMQFGDREFYRDWWNSESITYFWQNWNIPVHKWCIRHFYKPMLRRGSSKWAARTAVFLASAFFHEYLVSIPLRMFRLWAFTGMMAQIPLAWIVGRFFRGNYGNAAVWLSLIIGQPVAVLMYVHDYYVLNREAPAAGT; from the exons ATGCTG ATCTTAAGCAACGCACGGTTATTTCTAGAGAACCTCATCAA GTATGGCATCCTGGTGGACCCCATCCAAGTGGTGTCTCTGTTCCTGAAGGACCCCTACAGCTGGCCAGCTCTGTGCCTGGTCATTG TGGCCAATATCTTTGCCGTGGCTGCGTTCCAGGTGGAGAAGCGCCTGGCCGTG GGAGCCCTGACGGAGCAGGCGGGGCTGCTGCTGCACGGGGTCAACCTGGCCACCATTCTCTGCTTCCCAGCGGCCGTGGCCTTTCTCCTCGAGTCCATCACTCCAG TGGGCTCCGTGCTGGCCCTGATGGTCTACACCATCCTCTTCCTCAAGCTGTTCTCCTACCGGGACGTCAACCTCTGGTGCCGAGAGCGCAGGGCTGGGGCCAAGGCCAAGGCTG CTTTGGCAGGTAAGAAGGCCAACGGGGGAGCTGCCCAGCGCACCGTGAGCTACCCCGACAACCTGACCTACCGCG ATCTCTACTACTTCCTCTTCGCCCCGACCCTGTGCTACGAGCTCAACTTCCCCCGCTCCCCCCGCATCCGAAAGCGCTTCCTGCTGCGGcgactcctggagatg CTGTTCCTCACCCAGCTCCAGGTGGGGCTGATCCAGCAG TGGATGGTCCCGGCCATCCAGAACTCCATGAAGCCCTTCAAG GACATGGACTACTCCCGCATCGTGGAGCGCCTCCTGAAGCTGGCG GTCCCCAACCACCTCATCTGGCTCATCTTCTTCTACTGGCTCTTCCACTCCTGCCTGAACGCCGTGGCCGAGCTCATGCAGTTTGGAGACCGCGAGTTCTACCGGGACTGGTG GAACTCCGAGTCTATCACCTACTTCTGGCAGAACTGGAACATCCCTGTTCACAAGTGGTGCATCAG ACACTTCTACAAGCCCATGCTCCGGCGGGGCAGCAGCAAGTGGGCAGCCAGGACGGCAGTATTTCTGGCCTCCGCCTTCTTCCACGAG TACCTGGTGAGCATCCCCCTGCGCATGTTCCGCCTTTGGGCCTTCACGGGCATGATGGCGCAG ATCCCGCTGGCCTGGATAGTGGGCCGCTTCTTCCGCGGCAACTACGGCAACGCAGCCGTGTGGCTGTCACTCATCATTGGGCAGCCGGTGGCCGTCCTGATGTACGTCCACGACTACTACGTGCTCAACCGTGAGGCGCCGGCAGCCGGCACCTGA
- the DGAT1 gene encoding diacylglycerol O-acyltransferase 1 isoform X5, which translates to MRWLWDGSSDSEWAGYGGFWAGPSSGYPHRLSSWDSWAWEPCSPCQKAGAESRRRGPGGSEPHCVCSPGWTWRRCHRLQDSLFSSDSGFSNYRGILNWCVVMLILSNARLFLENLIKYGILVDPIQVVSLFLKDPYSWPALCLVIVANIFAVAAFQVEKRLAVGALTEQAGLLLHGVNLATILCFPAAVAFLLESITPVGSVLALMVYTILFLKLFSYRDVNLWCRERRAGAKAKAALAGKKANGGAAQRTVSYPDNLTYRDLYYFLFAPTLCYELNFPRSPRIRKRFLLRRLLEMLFLTQLQVGLIQQWMVPAIQNSMKPFKDMDYSRIVERLLKLAVPNHLIWLIFFYWLFHSCLNAVAELMQFGDREFYRDWWNSESITYFWQNWNIPVHKWCIRHFYKPMLRRGSSKWAARTAVFLASAFFHEIPLAWIVGRFFRGNYGNAAVWLSLIIGQPVAVLMYVHDYYVLNREAPAAGT; encoded by the exons ATGAGGTGGCTTTGGGACGGTTCCAGTGACAGTGAGTGGGCTGGATATGGGGGGTTCTGGGCAGGTCCATCAAGCGGATACCCCCACAGACTGTCCTCTTGGGATAGTTGGGCCTGGGAGCCCTGCTCGCCTTGCCAAAAGGCAGGCGCAGAGTCACGAAGAAGAGGGCCTGGGGGCTCAGAGCCCCACTGCGTGTGCAGCCCAGGATGGACCTGGAGGAG GTGTCACCGCCTGCAGGATTCCCTGTTCAGTTCTGACAGTGGCTTCAGCAACTACCGCGGCATCCTGAATTGGTGTGTGGTGATGCTG ATCTTAAGCAACGCACGGTTATTTCTAGAGAACCTCATCAA GTATGGCATCCTGGTGGACCCCATCCAAGTGGTGTCTCTGTTCCTGAAGGACCCCTACAGCTGGCCAGCTCTGTGCCTGGTCATTG TGGCCAATATCTTTGCCGTGGCTGCGTTCCAGGTGGAGAAGCGCCTGGCCGTG GGAGCCCTGACGGAGCAGGCGGGGCTGCTGCTGCACGGGGTCAACCTGGCCACCATTCTCTGCTTCCCAGCGGCCGTGGCCTTTCTCCTCGAGTCCATCACTCCAG TGGGCTCCGTGCTGGCCCTGATGGTCTACACCATCCTCTTCCTCAAGCTGTTCTCCTACCGGGACGTCAACCTCTGGTGCCGAGAGCGCAGGGCTGGGGCCAAGGCCAAGGCTG CTTTGGCAGGTAAGAAGGCCAACGGGGGAGCTGCCCAGCGCACCGTGAGCTACCCCGACAACCTGACCTACCGCG ATCTCTACTACTTCCTCTTCGCCCCGACCCTGTGCTACGAGCTCAACTTCCCCCGCTCCCCCCGCATCCGAAAGCGCTTCCTGCTGCGGcgactcctggagatg CTGTTCCTCACCCAGCTCCAGGTGGGGCTGATCCAGCAG TGGATGGTCCCGGCCATCCAGAACTCCATGAAGCCCTTCAAG GACATGGACTACTCCCGCATCGTGGAGCGCCTCCTGAAGCTGGCG GTCCCCAACCACCTCATCTGGCTCATCTTCTTCTACTGGCTCTTCCACTCCTGCCTGAACGCCGTGGCCGAGCTCATGCAGTTTGGAGACCGCGAGTTCTACCGGGACTGGTG GAACTCCGAGTCTATCACCTACTTCTGGCAGAACTGGAACATCCCTGTTCACAAGTGGTGCATCAG ACACTTCTACAAGCCCATGCTCCGGCGGGGCAGCAGCAAGTGGGCAGCCAGGACGGCAGTATTTCTGGCCTCCGCCTTCTTCCACGAG ATCCCGCTGGCCTGGATAGTGGGCCGCTTCTTCCGCGGCAACTACGGCAACGCAGCCGTGTGGCTGTCACTCATCATTGGGCAGCCGGTGGCCGTCCTGATGTACGTCCACGACTACTACGTGCTCAACCGTGAGGCGCCGGCAGCCGGCACCTGA
- the DGAT1 gene encoding diacylglycerol O-acyltransferase 1 isoform X3, whose protein sequence is MRWLWDGSSDSEWAGYGGFWAGPSSGYPHRLSSWDSWAWEPCSPCQKAGAESRRRGPGGSEPHCVCSPGWTWRRCHRLQDSLFSSDSGFSNYRGILNWCVVMLILSNARLFLENLIKYGILVDPIQVVSLFLKDPYSWPALCLVIVANIFAVAAFQVEKRLAVGALTEQAGLLLHGVNLATILCFPAAVAFLLESITPVGSVLALMVYTILFLKLFSYRDVNLWCRERRAGAKAKAALAGKKANGGAAQRTVSYPDNLTYRDLYYFLFAPTLCYELNFPRSPRIRKRFLLRRLLEMLFLTQLQVGLIQQWMVPAIQNSMKPFKDMDYSRIVERLLKLAVPNHLIWLIFFYWLFHSCLNAVAELMQFGDREFYRDWWNSESITYFWQNWNIPVHKWCISKWAARTAVFLASAFFHEYLVSIPLRMFRLWAFTGMMAQIPLAWIVGRFFRGNYGNAAVWLSLIIGQPVAVLMYVHDYYVLNREAPAAGT, encoded by the exons ATGAGGTGGCTTTGGGACGGTTCCAGTGACAGTGAGTGGGCTGGATATGGGGGGTTCTGGGCAGGTCCATCAAGCGGATACCCCCACAGACTGTCCTCTTGGGATAGTTGGGCCTGGGAGCCCTGCTCGCCTTGCCAAAAGGCAGGCGCAGAGTCACGAAGAAGAGGGCCTGGGGGCTCAGAGCCCCACTGCGTGTGCAGCCCAGGATGGACCTGGAGGAG GTGTCACCGCCTGCAGGATTCCCTGTTCAGTTCTGACAGTGGCTTCAGCAACTACCGCGGCATCCTGAATTGGTGTGTGGTGATGCTG ATCTTAAGCAACGCACGGTTATTTCTAGAGAACCTCATCAA GTATGGCATCCTGGTGGACCCCATCCAAGTGGTGTCTCTGTTCCTGAAGGACCCCTACAGCTGGCCAGCTCTGTGCCTGGTCATTG TGGCCAATATCTTTGCCGTGGCTGCGTTCCAGGTGGAGAAGCGCCTGGCCGTG GGAGCCCTGACGGAGCAGGCGGGGCTGCTGCTGCACGGGGTCAACCTGGCCACCATTCTCTGCTTCCCAGCGGCCGTGGCCTTTCTCCTCGAGTCCATCACTCCAG TGGGCTCCGTGCTGGCCCTGATGGTCTACACCATCCTCTTCCTCAAGCTGTTCTCCTACCGGGACGTCAACCTCTGGTGCCGAGAGCGCAGGGCTGGGGCCAAGGCCAAGGCTG CTTTGGCAGGTAAGAAGGCCAACGGGGGAGCTGCCCAGCGCACCGTGAGCTACCCCGACAACCTGACCTACCGCG ATCTCTACTACTTCCTCTTCGCCCCGACCCTGTGCTACGAGCTCAACTTCCCCCGCTCCCCCCGCATCCGAAAGCGCTTCCTGCTGCGGcgactcctggagatg CTGTTCCTCACCCAGCTCCAGGTGGGGCTGATCCAGCAG TGGATGGTCCCGGCCATCCAGAACTCCATGAAGCCCTTCAAG GACATGGACTACTCCCGCATCGTGGAGCGCCTCCTGAAGCTGGCG GTCCCCAACCACCTCATCTGGCTCATCTTCTTCTACTGGCTCTTCCACTCCTGCCTGAACGCCGTGGCCGAGCTCATGCAGTTTGGAGACCGCGAGTTCTACCGGGACTGGTG GAACTCCGAGTCTATCACCTACTTCTGGCAGAACTGGAACATCCCTGTTCACAAGTGGTGCATCAG CAAGTGGGCAGCCAGGACGGCAGTATTTCTGGCCTCCGCCTTCTTCCACGAG TACCTGGTGAGCATCCCCCTGCGCATGTTCCGCCTTTGGGCCTTCACGGGCATGATGGCGCAG ATCCCGCTGGCCTGGATAGTGGGCCGCTTCTTCCGCGGCAACTACGGCAACGCAGCCGTGTGGCTGTCACTCATCATTGGGCAGCCGGTGGCCGTCCTGATGTACGTCCACGACTACTACGTGCTCAACCGTGAGGCGCCGGCAGCCGGCACCTGA